A genomic window from Vigna radiata var. radiata cultivar VC1973A chromosome 2, Vradiata_ver6, whole genome shotgun sequence includes:
- the LOC106755596 gene encoding lysine-specific demethylase JMJ30, with protein sequence MSSTTASGDGAPSLHFDTPALDRESAALLHSISEHGGYAYVSMAALAAGGDIRAAEAACEMAWEQLHSGPWHSVLPVWRDAYSMACLHVARHHYGNGEFREALRVLDLGIIMGGTLLRKDLDFAVAKVSEETRRSVRVSELGDSGHRFVDRDFNVAEVLQLLPMKSLSSTLVVKKSALSLDKFLKDHYLTRSPVIISDCMAHWPASAKWNDEDYLLRVAGDRTVPVEVGKNYLCAEWKQELITFSEFIQRIKSGACSLGGPTYLAQHPLFDQINELRKDIFIPDYCFAGGGELRSLNAWFGPAGTVTPLHHDPHHNILAQVVGKKYIRLYSSSLSEELSPHSGTMLNNSSQVDLDDVDERKFPKVQELEFVDCILEEGEMLYIPPKWWHYVRSLTTSFSVSFWWSEGDNSDAS encoded by the exons ATGTCCTCCACCACAGCATCCGGCGACGGCGCTCCATCCCTCCACTTCGATACGCCGGCTCTGGACCGGGAGTCAGCGGCGCTTCTCCACTCCATTTCCGAGCACGGCGGGTACGCGTACGTCAGCATGGCAGCGCTGGCGGCCGGGGGCGACATTCGCGCGGCGGAGGCGGCGTGTGAGATGGCGTGGGAGCAGCTGCACTCCGGGCCTTGGCACTCAGTGCTGCCGGTGTGGCGCGACGCGTACTCCATGGCTTGCCTCCACGTGGCTCGACACCACTATGGCAACGGCGAGTTCAGGGAGGCGCTTAGGGTTTTAGATTTGGGAATCATCATGGGAGGGACGCTCCTCCGCAAGGATTTGGACTTCGCCGTCGCGAAAGTGTCGGAAGAAACTCGAAGGAGCgttagggtttctgaattgGGGGACTCGGGACACCGGTTCGTCGATCGAGACTTTAATGTGGCAGAG GTGCTCCAACTTTTACCAATGAAGTCTCTTTCTTCTACGCTTGTGGTCAAGAAATCAGCGCTGTCGTTGGATAAATTCCTAAAGGATCATTACCTGACTCGCTCTCCGGTTATTATTAGCGATTGTATGGCTCACTGGCCAGCCAGCGCGAAATGGAATGATGAAGATTACTTGTTGAGAGTTGCTGGTGACCGCACAGTTCCGGTTGAG GTTGGAAAAAACTATTTATGTGCTGAATGGAAGCAAGAGCTGATTACTTTTTCAGAATTTATTCAGCGGATAAAGTCTGGTGCCTGTTCTCTTGGTGGTCCTACTTATCTTGCTCAGCATCCATTATTTGATCAg ATAAATGAGCTGAGGAAAGATATTTTTATTCCTGACTATTGTTTTGCTGGTGGAGGGGAGCTACGGTCTCTCAATGCTTGGTTTGGTCCAGCAGGAACAGTAACACCATTACACCATGATCCGCATCATAACATACTAGCTCAG GTTGTTGGAAAAAAATACATTAGGCTTTACTCGTCATCTTTGTCTGAGGAACTTTCCCCCCACTCTGGTACCATGCTCAACAATTCCAGCCAG GTTGATTTAGATGATGTAGATGAAAGGAAGTTCCCCAAGGTGCAAGAGTTGGAATTTGTAGACTGTATTTTGGAGGAAGGAGAAATGTTATATATCCCGCCAAAATGGTGGCACTATGTGAGGTCTTTGACTACAAGTTTTTCAGTTAGCTTTTGGTGGAGTGAGGGTGACAATTCGGATGCATCCTAA
- the LOC106756465 gene encoding IRK-interacting protein isoform X1 produces the protein MATTATSAQVFKDYKDTNNGNPEITRQEIQAAIAKAVELRALHAALMRGNSPANARFPSPSPASRPVSHFSAQDYPVFTPSYEDDPLVGYNQNSMKSLTVSESWDGSLLEGGNSRETIVADYKEKSSSRKGLYSGLANVDSHTCPTDDAKSVTGSCANQITVLQTSPANDYSKGRRRNSMEDFKSISSCNKCNPATITSDFENARSSKSSNIIVPVTDSHSSLQSQPKSKGVISWLFPRLKKKHKNENSPNRAESEDVSQVLKDLGIMSMETLKKELVEANENRDVALMEVSEMRGSLGELKQKLEYLESYCEELKKALKQAVKTRDSQLCDQLTDLPQRGKLFEGNGENVMPVSEEVMVEGFLQIVSESRLSVKQFCKTLITHIEETDHSLTENLNLLLQPYKLSLSSKFSKAVLYHFEAFINQSLYQDFENCVFQKNGCSKFLDPQQDRQSQFSSFVALRNLSWNEVLRKGTKYYSEEFSKFCDQKMSCINTTLKWTRPWPEQLLQAFFVAAKCMWLLHLLAFSFNPPLGILRVEENKIFDPHYMEDMCPRSQGPSRVRIMVMPGFYVQDRVLRCKVLCRYKSAA, from the exons ATGGCTACAACAGCAACATCAGCGCAGGTTTTCAAAGACTACAAGGACACCAATAATGGCAACCCTGAAATTACGAGGCAGGAAATTCAGGCGGCCATAGCCAAAGCAGTGGAGCTGAGAGCTCTTCATGCGGCTTTGATGCGAGGAAATAGCCCAGCCAATGCTAGATTCCCATCCCCTTCCCCTGCTTCGCGCCCTGTTTCTCACTTCTCTGCCCAAGATTACCCTGTTTTCACTCCA AGCTATGAAGATGATCCACTGGTGGGGTACAATCAAAACTCTATGAAAAGCCTAACAGTATCAGAAAGTTGGGATGGGAGTCTTCTAGAAGGAGGAAACAGTAGAGAAACCATTGTAGCAGATTACAAGGAGAAATCAAGTTCAAGAAAAGGACTATATTCTGGTTTAGCGAACGTTGATTCTCACACATGCCCTACTGATGATGCCAAATCTGTGACTGGCTCTTGCGCAAATCAAATTACTGTTCTGCAAACATCACCTGCAAATGATTACTCCAAGGGTAGGAGGAGAAACAGCATGGAGGATTTCAAGTCCATATCCTCCTGCAACAAATGCAACCCTGCCACCATAACTAGCGATTTTGAGAATGCAAGGAGCAGCAAGAGCTCCAACATTATTGTCCCAGTTACGGATTCACACTCATCTCTTCAATCCCAACCCAAGAGCAAGGGGGTGATTTCTTGGTTGTTTCCCAGGTTAAAGAAGAAACATAAGAATGAGAATTCCCCTAATAGAGCAGAATCTGAGGATGTGTCTCAGGTTCTCAAGGACTTGGGAATAATGTCAATGGAGACATTGAAGAAAGAGCTGGTGGAAGCAAATGAGAACCGAGATGTGGCCTTAATGGAAGTTTCTGAGATGAGAGGTTCATTGGGAGAGCTGAAACAGAAGCTGGAGTACTTGGAGAGTTACTGTGAAGAGCTGAAGAAAGCTCTAAAGCAAGCCGTGAAGACAAGGGATTCTCAACTTTGTGACCAACTTACTGATCTTCCTCAGAGGGGGAAACTATTTGAAGGAAATGGGGAAAATGTGATGCCAGTGAGTGAAGAAGTAATGGTAGAGGGATTCTTGCAGATAGTGTCAGAGTCCAGATTATCAGTGAAGCAGTTCTGTAAGACCCTTATTACCCACATTGAAGAGACTGATCATTCTTTGACAGAAAATTTGAACTTGCTTCTCCAACCATACAAGTTATCTCTGAGTTCCAAGTTCTCAAAGGCAGTTCTATACCATTTTGAAGCTTTTATAAATCAGTCTCTCTACCAAGATTTTGAGAATTGTGTTTTCCAAAAGAACGGTTGCTCAAAATTCCTAGACCCGCAGCAGGATCGTCAATCACaattctcttcttttgttgccCTTAGAAATTTGAGCTGGAATGAGGTACTGAGAAAGGGAACAAAATATTACAGTGAAGAGTTTAGCAAGTTCTGTGACCAGAAAATGAGTTGTATCAACACTACTTTAAAATGGACAAGGCCATGGCCTGAACAGCTTCTTCAAGCTTTCTTTGTGGCGGCAAAATGCATGTGGCTGCTACATTTGCTTGCCTTTTCTTTCAACCCTCCGTTGGGAATTTTAAGGGTTGAAGAGAATAAAATCTTTGATCCTCACTACATGGAAGATATGTGTCCAAGGTCACAAGGGCCAAGCAGAGTTAGGATCATGGTGATGCCGGGATTTTATGTTCAGGATAGGGTCTTGAGGTGTAAAGTTCTTTGCAGGTACAAGTCTGCAGCCTAA
- the LOC106756465 gene encoding IRK-interacting protein isoform X2, whose product MLDSHPLPLLRALFLTSLPKITLFSLQWSYEDDPLVGYNQNSMKSLTVSESWDGSLLEGGNSRETIVADYKEKSSSRKGLYSGLANVDSHTCPTDDAKSVTGSCANQITVLQTSPANDYSKGRRRNSMEDFKSISSCNKCNPATITSDFENARSSKSSNIIVPVTDSHSSLQSQPKSKGVISWLFPRLKKKHKNENSPNRAESEDVSQVLKDLGIMSMETLKKELVEANENRDVALMEVSEMRGSLGELKQKLEYLESYCEELKKALKQAVKTRDSQLCDQLTDLPQRGKLFEGNGENVMPVSEEVMVEGFLQIVSESRLSVKQFCKTLITHIEETDHSLTENLNLLLQPYKLSLSSKFSKAVLYHFEAFINQSLYQDFENCVFQKNGCSKFLDPQQDRQSQFSSFVALRNLSWNEVLRKGTKYYSEEFSKFCDQKMSCINTTLKWTRPWPEQLLQAFFVAAKCMWLLHLLAFSFNPPLGILRVEENKIFDPHYMEDMCPRSQGPSRVRIMVMPGFYVQDRVLRCKVLCRYKSAA is encoded by the exons ATGCTAGATTCCCATCCCCTTCCCCTGCTTCGCGCCCTGTTTCTCACTTCTCTGCCCAAGATTACCCTGTTTTCACTCCAGTGG AGCTATGAAGATGATCCACTGGTGGGGTACAATCAAAACTCTATGAAAAGCCTAACAGTATCAGAAAGTTGGGATGGGAGTCTTCTAGAAGGAGGAAACAGTAGAGAAACCATTGTAGCAGATTACAAGGAGAAATCAAGTTCAAGAAAAGGACTATATTCTGGTTTAGCGAACGTTGATTCTCACACATGCCCTACTGATGATGCCAAATCTGTGACTGGCTCTTGCGCAAATCAAATTACTGTTCTGCAAACATCACCTGCAAATGATTACTCCAAGGGTAGGAGGAGAAACAGCATGGAGGATTTCAAGTCCATATCCTCCTGCAACAAATGCAACCCTGCCACCATAACTAGCGATTTTGAGAATGCAAGGAGCAGCAAGAGCTCCAACATTATTGTCCCAGTTACGGATTCACACTCATCTCTTCAATCCCAACCCAAGAGCAAGGGGGTGATTTCTTGGTTGTTTCCCAGGTTAAAGAAGAAACATAAGAATGAGAATTCCCCTAATAGAGCAGAATCTGAGGATGTGTCTCAGGTTCTCAAGGACTTGGGAATAATGTCAATGGAGACATTGAAGAAAGAGCTGGTGGAAGCAAATGAGAACCGAGATGTGGCCTTAATGGAAGTTTCTGAGATGAGAGGTTCATTGGGAGAGCTGAAACAGAAGCTGGAGTACTTGGAGAGTTACTGTGAAGAGCTGAAGAAAGCTCTAAAGCAAGCCGTGAAGACAAGGGATTCTCAACTTTGTGACCAACTTACTGATCTTCCTCAGAGGGGGAAACTATTTGAAGGAAATGGGGAAAATGTGATGCCAGTGAGTGAAGAAGTAATGGTAGAGGGATTCTTGCAGATAGTGTCAGAGTCCAGATTATCAGTGAAGCAGTTCTGTAAGACCCTTATTACCCACATTGAAGAGACTGATCATTCTTTGACAGAAAATTTGAACTTGCTTCTCCAACCATACAAGTTATCTCTGAGTTCCAAGTTCTCAAAGGCAGTTCTATACCATTTTGAAGCTTTTATAAATCAGTCTCTCTACCAAGATTTTGAGAATTGTGTTTTCCAAAAGAACGGTTGCTCAAAATTCCTAGACCCGCAGCAGGATCGTCAATCACaattctcttcttttgttgccCTTAGAAATTTGAGCTGGAATGAGGTACTGAGAAAGGGAACAAAATATTACAGTGAAGAGTTTAGCAAGTTCTGTGACCAGAAAATGAGTTGTATCAACACTACTTTAAAATGGACAAGGCCATGGCCTGAACAGCTTCTTCAAGCTTTCTTTGTGGCGGCAAAATGCATGTGGCTGCTACATTTGCTTGCCTTTTCTTTCAACCCTCCGTTGGGAATTTTAAGGGTTGAAGAGAATAAAATCTTTGATCCTCACTACATGGAAGATATGTGTCCAAGGTCACAAGGGCCAAGCAGAGTTAGGATCATGGTGATGCCGGGATTTTATGTTCAGGATAGGGTCTTGAGGTGTAAAGTTCTTTGCAGGTACAAGTCTGCAGCCTAA
- the LOC106755696 gene encoding uncharacterized protein LOC106755696 isoform X3, with the protein MLDLLIRSYSEVGVFPHLYQVDGLPCQSHTNRLVGEANGDGHLPLRKQGISAVDFDKKGIYLVSVTKSGCLTVHDFETLYCQIPELTCLREDESKHLMHLSLNRQLDAVRWNPLNQDEVVCASVKSNELPIFDIGYVSSDPVEVLRTRRTATVNGSTLHKGLSDVTFTSNDTRILASDTHGAINVWDRRVNSLPCLELASASCGTLNSIQLNADNQIIFGAGKHGLVHVWDIRGGRASATFQSLKEICHPPVKSVKLATLLEKIGSLKAQANIIPKEIHSINVNPSCPYQLAFHLVDGWSGVLDINTFEVTHIHCPPPAWLNDSYVPADLSYLRKPSWLSTCSIYLAGSSSDRGIHLLDFYPSTNSPSHVDYKEDMQELSRRKNRSNQNRFISLSEGVISCVAHPLYNAIVAGTKKTSLLVISQRHESFRSED; encoded by the exons ATGTTGGATCTGCTAATTCGATCGTATTCTGAG GTTGGAGTGTTTCCGCATCTGTATCAAGTAGATGGTTTGCCATGCCAGTCTCAT ACAAATCGATTGGTTGGTGAGGCAAATGGTGATGGCCATCTCCCACTTAGAAA GCAAGGCATCTCTGCTGTAGATTTTGACAAGAAG GGAATATACTTGGTGTCTGTTACAAAATCAGGGTGCTTAACAGTTCACGACTTTGAAACACTTTACTGCCAGATACCTGAGTTAACTT GCTTGCGAGAAGATGAAAGCAAACATTTAATGCACCTCTCCCTAAATCGACAACTTGATGCTGTCAGATGGAATCCTCTTAATCAGGACGAG GTTGTTTGTGCATCTGTCAAAAGTAATGAACTGCCCATATTCGATATTGGATATGTCTCATCCGATCCAGTTGAA GTGTTAAGAACAAGACGTACAGCCACAGTTAATGGATCCACTTTGCACAAAGGTCTCTCTGATGTCACTTTTACGTCAAATGACACAAG GATACTTGCTTCTGATACACATGGTGCAATTAATGTCTGGGATAGAAGAGTGAACTCTCTACCTTGTCTTGAGCTTGCGTCTGCTTCATGTGGTACGCTTAACAGCATCCAATTAAATGCAGATAATCAG ATTATTTTTGGTGCTGGAAAACATGGGCTCGTGCATGTATGGGATATTCGTGGTGGAAGAGCATCTGCCACTTTTCAAAGTCTCAAAGAG ATATGCCATCCACCTGTAAAATCAGTGAAGTTGGCAACATTGCTAGAGAAGATTGGATCTTTGAAG GCACAGGCAAATATTATTCCCAAGGAGATTCACTCTATTAATGTTAATCCATCATGCCCATATCAGTTAGCATTCCATCTTGTCGATGGCTG GTCAGGCGTTTTGGATATTAATACTTTTGAAGTTACCCATATTCATTGCCCACCTCCTGCTTGGTT aaACGATTCCTACGTTCCCGCTGATCTATCATACTTAAGAAAACCTTCATGGTTATCAACTTGTTCG ATCTATTTGGCCGGGTCATCATCTGATCGTGGTATCCATCTTTTGGATTTTTATCCCAGCACCAACTCACCGAGCCATGTTGATTACAA GGAGGATATGCAAGAACTTTCAAGGCGGAAAAACCGAAGTAATCAGAACagatttatttctttatctGAAGGAGTTATCTCATGTGTTGCTCACCCTTTGTATAATGCCATCGTGGCAGGAACCAAG AAAACTTCTTTGCTCGTGATTTCTCAAAGGCACGAGTCATTCAGAAGTGAAGATTAG
- the LOC106755696 gene encoding uncharacterized protein LOC106755696 isoform X2, with product MEKYLVSRKPSIESVRPLPRQWKRSSVELNGRFERNYRHEMLDLLIRSYSEVGVFPHLYQVDGLPCQSHTNRLVGEANGDGHLPLRKQGISAVDFDKKGIYLVSVTKSGCLTVHDFETLYCQIPELTCLREDESKHLMHLSLNRQLDAVRWNPLNQDEVVCASVKSNELPIFDIGYVSSDPVEVLRTRRTATVNGSTLHKGLSDVTFTSNDTRILASDTHGAINVWDRRVNSLPCLELASASCGTLNSIQLNADNQIIFGAGKHGLVHVWDIRGGRASATFQSLKEICHPPVKSVKLATLLEKIGSLKAQANIIPKEIHSINVNPSCPYQLAFHLVDGWSGVLDINTFEVTHIHCPPPAWLNDSYVPADLSYLRKPSWLSTCSIYLAGSSSDRGIHLLDFYPSTNSPSHVDYKEDMQELSRRKNRSNQNRFISLSEGVISCVAHPLYNAIVAGTKKTSLLVISQRHESFRSED from the exons ATGGAGAAGTACTTGGTTTCTCGTAAACCCTCGATTGAAAGTGTACGGCCACTTCCAAG GCAGTGGAAGAGGAGTTCGGTTGAACTGAATGGGAGATTTGAGCGTAACTATCGTCATGAGATGTTGGATCTGCTAATTCGATCGTATTCTGAG GTTGGAGTGTTTCCGCATCTGTATCAAGTAGATGGTTTGCCATGCCAGTCTCAT ACAAATCGATTGGTTGGTGAGGCAAATGGTGATGGCCATCTCCCACTTAGAAA GCAAGGCATCTCTGCTGTAGATTTTGACAAGAAG GGAATATACTTGGTGTCTGTTACAAAATCAGGGTGCTTAACAGTTCACGACTTTGAAACACTTTACTGCCAGATACCTGAGTTAACTT GCTTGCGAGAAGATGAAAGCAAACATTTAATGCACCTCTCCCTAAATCGACAACTTGATGCTGTCAGATGGAATCCTCTTAATCAGGACGAG GTTGTTTGTGCATCTGTCAAAAGTAATGAACTGCCCATATTCGATATTGGATATGTCTCATCCGATCCAGTTGAA GTGTTAAGAACAAGACGTACAGCCACAGTTAATGGATCCACTTTGCACAAAGGTCTCTCTGATGTCACTTTTACGTCAAATGACACAAG GATACTTGCTTCTGATACACATGGTGCAATTAATGTCTGGGATAGAAGAGTGAACTCTCTACCTTGTCTTGAGCTTGCGTCTGCTTCATGTGGTACGCTTAACAGCATCCAATTAAATGCAGATAATCAG ATTATTTTTGGTGCTGGAAAACATGGGCTCGTGCATGTATGGGATATTCGTGGTGGAAGAGCATCTGCCACTTTTCAAAGTCTCAAAGAG ATATGCCATCCACCTGTAAAATCAGTGAAGTTGGCAACATTGCTAGAGAAGATTGGATCTTTGAAG GCACAGGCAAATATTATTCCCAAGGAGATTCACTCTATTAATGTTAATCCATCATGCCCATATCAGTTAGCATTCCATCTTGTCGATGGCTG GTCAGGCGTTTTGGATATTAATACTTTTGAAGTTACCCATATTCATTGCCCACCTCCTGCTTGGTT aaACGATTCCTACGTTCCCGCTGATCTATCATACTTAAGAAAACCTTCATGGTTATCAACTTGTTCG ATCTATTTGGCCGGGTCATCATCTGATCGTGGTATCCATCTTTTGGATTTTTATCCCAGCACCAACTCACCGAGCCATGTTGATTACAA GGAGGATATGCAAGAACTTTCAAGGCGGAAAAACCGAAGTAATCAGAACagatttatttctttatctGAAGGAGTTATCTCATGTGTTGCTCACCCTTTGTATAATGCCATCGTGGCAGGAACCAAG AAAACTTCTTTGCTCGTGATTTCTCAAAGGCACGAGTCATTCAGAAGTGAAGATTAG
- the LOC106755696 gene encoding uncharacterized protein LOC106755696 isoform X1, producing MEKYLVSRKPSIESVRPLPRRQWKRSSVELNGRFERNYRHEMLDLLIRSYSEVGVFPHLYQVDGLPCQSHTNRLVGEANGDGHLPLRKQGISAVDFDKKGIYLVSVTKSGCLTVHDFETLYCQIPELTCLREDESKHLMHLSLNRQLDAVRWNPLNQDEVVCASVKSNELPIFDIGYVSSDPVEVLRTRRTATVNGSTLHKGLSDVTFTSNDTRILASDTHGAINVWDRRVNSLPCLELASASCGTLNSIQLNADNQIIFGAGKHGLVHVWDIRGGRASATFQSLKEICHPPVKSVKLATLLEKIGSLKAQANIIPKEIHSINVNPSCPYQLAFHLVDGWSGVLDINTFEVTHIHCPPPAWLNDSYVPADLSYLRKPSWLSTCSIYLAGSSSDRGIHLLDFYPSTNSPSHVDYKEDMQELSRRKNRSNQNRFISLSEGVISCVAHPLYNAIVAGTKKTSLLVISQRHESFRSED from the exons ATGGAGAAGTACTTGGTTTCTCGTAAACCCTCGATTGAAAGTGTACGGCCACTTCCAAG gaGGCAGTGGAAGAGGAGTTCGGTTGAACTGAATGGGAGATTTGAGCGTAACTATCGTCATGAGATGTTGGATCTGCTAATTCGATCGTATTCTGAG GTTGGAGTGTTTCCGCATCTGTATCAAGTAGATGGTTTGCCATGCCAGTCTCAT ACAAATCGATTGGTTGGTGAGGCAAATGGTGATGGCCATCTCCCACTTAGAAA GCAAGGCATCTCTGCTGTAGATTTTGACAAGAAG GGAATATACTTGGTGTCTGTTACAAAATCAGGGTGCTTAACAGTTCACGACTTTGAAACACTTTACTGCCAGATACCTGAGTTAACTT GCTTGCGAGAAGATGAAAGCAAACATTTAATGCACCTCTCCCTAAATCGACAACTTGATGCTGTCAGATGGAATCCTCTTAATCAGGACGAG GTTGTTTGTGCATCTGTCAAAAGTAATGAACTGCCCATATTCGATATTGGATATGTCTCATCCGATCCAGTTGAA GTGTTAAGAACAAGACGTACAGCCACAGTTAATGGATCCACTTTGCACAAAGGTCTCTCTGATGTCACTTTTACGTCAAATGACACAAG GATACTTGCTTCTGATACACATGGTGCAATTAATGTCTGGGATAGAAGAGTGAACTCTCTACCTTGTCTTGAGCTTGCGTCTGCTTCATGTGGTACGCTTAACAGCATCCAATTAAATGCAGATAATCAG ATTATTTTTGGTGCTGGAAAACATGGGCTCGTGCATGTATGGGATATTCGTGGTGGAAGAGCATCTGCCACTTTTCAAAGTCTCAAAGAG ATATGCCATCCACCTGTAAAATCAGTGAAGTTGGCAACATTGCTAGAGAAGATTGGATCTTTGAAG GCACAGGCAAATATTATTCCCAAGGAGATTCACTCTATTAATGTTAATCCATCATGCCCATATCAGTTAGCATTCCATCTTGTCGATGGCTG GTCAGGCGTTTTGGATATTAATACTTTTGAAGTTACCCATATTCATTGCCCACCTCCTGCTTGGTT aaACGATTCCTACGTTCCCGCTGATCTATCATACTTAAGAAAACCTTCATGGTTATCAACTTGTTCG ATCTATTTGGCCGGGTCATCATCTGATCGTGGTATCCATCTTTTGGATTTTTATCCCAGCACCAACTCACCGAGCCATGTTGATTACAA GGAGGATATGCAAGAACTTTCAAGGCGGAAAAACCGAAGTAATCAGAACagatttatttctttatctGAAGGAGTTATCTCATGTGTTGCTCACCCTTTGTATAATGCCATCGTGGCAGGAACCAAG AAAACTTCTTTGCTCGTGATTTCTCAAAGGCACGAGTCATTCAGAAGTGAAGATTAG
- the LOC106756235 gene encoding histone H3.2, with product MARTKQTARKSTGGKAPRKQLATKAARKSAPATGGVKKPHRFRPGTVALREIRKYQKSTELLIRKLPFQRLVREIAQDFKTDLRFQSSAVSALQEAAEAYLVGLFEDTNLCAIHAKRVTIMPKDIQLARRIRGERA from the coding sequence ATGGCTCGTACCAAGCAAACTGCAAGGAAGTCCACCGGAGGAAAGGCTCCAAGGAAGCAGCTAGCAACAAAGGCTGCTCGTAAGTCTGCTCCGGCCACTGGTGGTGTGAAGAAGCCTCACCGTTTCAGGCCCGGTACGGTGGCTTTGAGAGAGATCCGTAAGTATCAGAAGAGCACTGAGCTTCTCATCAGGAAGCTTCCATTCCAGAGGCTGGTTAGGGAAATTGCTCAGGATTTCAAGACCGATCTCCGTTTTCAGAGCAGTGCTGTATCCGCTCTGCAGGAAGCCGCTGAGGCCTACCTTGTTGGGCTGTTTGAGGATACCAATCTCTGCGCCATTCATGCCAAGAGAGTTACCATTATGCCTAAGGACATTCAGCTTGCACGTAGAATTAGGGGTGAAAGGGCTTag
- the LOC106754862 gene encoding uncharacterized protein LOC106754862 has protein sequence MTMDRLSQSSSDSPNRDTKVLSIECLRGSSKADEWTGDMLQTGDIVEELRIGDSPNALIRFKSPFKNGKTAVNKILQDSYKKKETSILVRVRRGPHDFAELQACIVPNDSSGKKHYVLRSITDPNYVVGFLDRTESECFQLQASRNTRMVNALTRTRLQDGYVSYPWERKMQELLSVPTSSNFLSILLLPKVSDRIAFRYNDVEDTLARANTWLNAAQASGVPIVFMNVQTESLLTKISGETASSTVNAGSLSDLSNLANVSLYGFEDYHGVDIGVVRAVRLWYAPIGGEFTIEIKLKEDDTKLGFGISRTEEGFIFISTVTDEGKENVPATRSGLSNLYKAATDTSRLLVVSRISNQRVLPWMVSSTGAIRCFDTVSLSQKLSLHRHTKVPILLHVFLWDGTLASSSVASTRLSNMSTSVLPLPNENQISDAGGGVSGDGSLSVQLGRDTVGDLSFRFNNLGTFNNCV, from the exons ATGACCATGGATCGGTTATCTCAGAGCAGTTCAGACTCACCTAACAGAGACACCAAAGTGTTATCCATAGAGTGTTTGAGGGGAAGTTCCAAAGCCGACGAATGGACCGGTGACATGCTTCAAACCGGTGATATCGTCGAAGAGCTTCGAATCGGAGACTCCCCCAACGCCCTTATCCGCTTCAAATCGCCCTTCAAAAACGGCAAAACCGCCGTCAACAAAATCCTCCAAGACTCTTACAAGAAGAAAGAAACCTCCATCCTCGTTCGAGTTCGACGTGGACCCCACGACTTCGCCGAGTTGCAGGCCTGTATCGTTCCCAATGATTCCTCCGGGAAGAAGCACTACGTTCTCCGTTCCATCACCGACCCTAACTACGTCGTTGGCTTCCTTGATCGAACTGAATCCGAGTGTTTCCAACTCCAAG CTTCGAGGAACACCAGAATGGTAAATGCACTAACCAGGACACGGTTACAAGATGGATATGTTTCGTATCCATGGGAGAGGAAGATGCAGGAGTTGCTGTCAGTTCCCACTTCTAGCAATTTTCTTTCCATATTACTTCTTCCCAAAGTTTCAGATCGAATAGCTTTTCGCTACAACGATGTAGAAGACACGCTAGCCAGGGCTAATACGTGGTTGAATGCAGCTCAAGCCTCAGGGGTCCCTATTGTCTTTATGAACGTCCAAACCGAGTCCCTACTTACTAAG ATATCTGGAGAGACAGCTTCTTCCACCGTAAATGCAGGGTCATTATCTGACTTATCTAACCTTGCAAATGTAAGTCTTTATGGCTTTGAGGATTATCATGGAGTGGACATTGGTGTTGTTAGAGCAGTTCGGCTCTGGTATGCTCCAATTGGAGGAGAGTTCACAATTGAGATAAAACTAAAAGAGGATGACACAAAGCTTGGCTTTGGCATTAGTCGAACAGAAGAG GGTTTTATTTTCATCTCAACAGTTACTGATGAGGGCAAAGAAAATGTACCTGCCACGCGTTCAGGACTGAGCAATCTTTATAAAGCAGCAACAGATACATCGAGGTTGCTGGTAGTGTCTAGGATTTCAAATCAGAGGGTCCTTCCATGGATGGTGTCTTCAACAGGAGCCATTAGGTGTTTTGACACTGTTTCGTTGAGCCAGAAACTCTCCTTGCATAGACACACCAAAGTTCCTATTCTCCTTCACGTCTTCCTTTGGGACGGAACATTGGCCTCATCAAGTGTAGCAAGTACAAGATTGAGTAACATGTCTACCTCAGTGTTGCCATTGCCAAATGAAAACCAAATTTCTGATGCAGGTGGCGGTGTCAGTGGTGATGGATCCCTCTCAGTGCAGCTTGGGAGAGACACGGTTGGGGATCTCTCATTCAGATTCAATAACTTGGGCACTTTCAACAACTGCGTATGA